The Besnoitia besnoiti strain Bb-Ger1 chromosome IV, whole genome shotgun sequence genome contains a region encoding:
- a CDS encoding fructose-bisphospatase I (encoded by transcript BESB_055940): MAAKDNFTTIPLTSKGSICIPNPPQLPPLFNSRVQLELGEYVVQQAPQLKERGVSVHEISQIFTSIKLAAKVVNKIITKQNSFGLDDAAATNEDISDLANIANKRFLDAFTNREVVAGIATMMQDEIIPMTNCNEKNLVALIHPMDGTKQVDVNVSSGTIFSVYKRVTPVGTPVELRDFLQPGKEQVCAGYVLYGSSTIMVITLGSGVHGFTLDPSLGSFFLSHMNIRIPEDGKIYAINGGKINKFPYGVRAYIDYCQSKAISCRYIGSLVADFHRNMLKGGIYIYPPTFTDPTPSVSMIFQCFPLAFLTEQAGGKASDGFTRILLIEPVSLRDRVAFFCGSSHMVDGAEALMARYKMRDGGWCFQAKKPAEVGTPNSGSKRAA; encoded by the exons ATGGCGGCGAAAGACAACTTCACCACCATCCCTTTGACTTCCAAGGGGTCGATCTGCATTCCCAACCCCCCGCAGCTGCCCCCGCTGTTCAATTCCCGCGTCCAGCTCGAGCTCGGCGAGTACGTcgtgcagcaggcgccaCAATTGAAAGAGCGCGGCGTCAGCGTCCACGAGATCTCACAGATCTTCACCTCCATCAAACTCGCCGCGAAAGTCGTCAACAAAATTATCACCAAGCAGAACTCTTTCGGTCTTGACG ATGCGGCCGCGACGAACGAGGATATTTCAGACCTCGCCAACATCGCCAACAAGCGGTTCCTTGACGCCTTCACAAACCGCGAGGTTGTGGCTGGCATTGCGACGATGATGCAGGACGAGATCATTCCCATGACCAACTGCAACGAAAAG AATCTGGTCGCGCTGATTCACCCTATGGATGGGACGAAGCAGGTGGATGTCAACGTCTCGTCCGGTACGATTTTCTCCGTCTACAAAAGAGTCACCCCTGTCGGCACTCCCGTCGAGCTCCGTGACTTCCTCCAGCCTGGAAAGGAACAG GTCTGCGCCGGCTACGTTCTGTACGGCTCGTCGACGATCATGGTGATCACTCTGGGTTCCGGCGTCCACGGCTTCACCTTGGATCCTTCTTTGGGATCTTTCTTCCTGTCTCACATGAACATCCGCATCCCCGAGGACGGCAAGATCTACGCGATCAACGGAGGCAAAATCAACAAATTCCCTTACGGCGTCCGGGCTTACATCGACTACTGCCAGTCGAAAGCTATTTCGTGCCGGTACATTGGCTCTCTCGTGGCGG ATTTCCACAGGAACATGCTGAAGGGCGGCATTTATATTTACCCTCCGACGTTCACGGATCCCACGCCCTCCGTCTCTATGATTTTCCAGTGCTTCCCCCTCGCTTTCCTGACGGAGCAGGCCGGCGGCAAGGCCAGCGACGGCTTTACACGCATTCTCCTGATTGAGCCAGTCAGCCTGCGCGACCGTGTCGCCTTTTTCTGCGGAAGCTCTCACATGGTTGACGGAGCTGAGGCGCTGATGGCGCGGTACAAAatgcgcgacggcggctggTGCTTCCAGGCTAAGAAGCCTGCGGAAGTGGGGACCCCGAACTCCGGCAGCAAGCGGGCTGCGTGA
- a CDS encoding hypothetical protein (encoded by transcript BESB_055930) — MAQCAVVFRPLPRLKWRLWAPFIASLSCQFVLFIVHAAVQDAIAAAVGFFSFALGLSCLIRRRLAILVVNTAAQVLLFLVLVVCTVAGAVATKVWHEDWGHVALFAVQFITFACSIAISATLTYFTRRDARTLPVAASARKSSLELREHDILRTSSRHSLASNSGERGFLSSLRGLLSSTKSSICGSQHFSEGCGRSDSCISTSRTTASTRSTVSAGGDCVYEKSRCDGCSPPAVAERRGKWPSAQGSEVDADGLYHGVFGDFAGTPSLPVSCQTPSSTESHPDATCMQACALSSLAPCLSASALSGADLPSSDAQGDDGRDLHRASGESIVVFSATDDKGNLVVRTTSVSPVSSPKHSSGESAFLEHLPSSAAEAWTDAEGAAPSQAASAPAHGSTRFRVGPYLCEDYTSRGCGDGELPATFAVELAEAESCATNDRRLRRPDPSADQGDPPPAAMQDAFSPLKCAWKTLKLRSQKSMEHALTFLGRGAKTPATQVCSCAHVSSSASNRRNEPAGAREEYPVCERVTCSAPQEQEPPSRGRAVGATGTALRPGGILAKARAHRTTIQASSDSSATAAESPSAKCEANKPCRTRTEQSTGDFSSEWVRDVALRSGICVPERLPAQLAQGELAMHTLTSTSSSEDDEDLDAAPAEDDDALGRHGRAYAASGCSSKHAPCIVGRCYGEDRKRALRCGPVRNSAVVERRRSFSTCRLSGFQERPAQVRKTISSTAEVRPAAAAAAAEKERFNEPQMFMRYYYAMSASNGIFPELRPDEEVDQDVGTDQYPVVKTSA; from the coding sequence ATGGCGCAGTGTGCGGTTGTCTTCCGGCCCCTACCGCGCCTCAAGTGGCGTCTTTGGGCCCCATTCATTGCCTCTCTCTCATGCCAGTTCGTACTCTTCATTGTACACGCCGCTGTGCAAGACGCTATCGCAGCAGCAGTCGGCTTTTTCTCGTTCGCCCTGGGTCTTTCATGCCTCAttcggcgtcgcctggccATTCTCGTTGTGAATACTGCGGCACAGGTCCTCCTGTTTTTAGTGCTTGTCGTCTGCACGGTGGCAGGGGCTGTGGCTACGAAAGTATGGCACGAAGACTGGGGTCACGTGGCTTTGTTCGCCGTCCAATTTATTACTTTCGCGTGTAGCATTGCAATCTCCGCCACCCTGACTTACTTCACCAGACGCGACGCTCGTACTCTCCCTGTCGCAGCGTCGGCGCGGAAGTCGTCGCTGGAGCTGCGTGAGCACGACATCCTTCGTACTTCGTCTCGTCACAGCCTTGCGTCGAacagcggcgagagaggatTTCTCTCGAGCCTGCGaggcctcctctcctctaCGAAATCTTCTATTTGTGGCAGCCAGCACTTTTCCGAGGGGTGTGGGCGATCAGATTCGTGTATCAGCACGTCGCGGACTACAGCCAGCACTCGAAGCACTGTTTCAgcaggcggagactgcgTCTACGAGAAGAGCCGATGCGATGGCTGCAGCCCCCCAGCAGTCGCGGAGCGACGGGGCAAATGGCCTTCAGCCCAGGGCTCCGAAGTAGACGCAGACGGTTTGTACCATGGGGTTTTCGGCGACTTCGCCGGAACCCCTAGCCTGCCTGTGTCATGCCAAACGCCGTCTTCCACCGAATCCCACCCTGACGCCACTTGCATGCAAGCTTGCGCCCTCTCGTCCTTGGCGCCATGTCTAAGCGCGTCCGCGCTATCGGGAGCGGACCTGCCATCGTCAGACGCGCAAGGCGACGATGGCCGTGACCTCCACCGCGCGTCGGGCGAGAGTATCGTAGTCTTCAGCGCAACCGACGACAAAGGTAATCTCGTGGTCCGCACCACGAGCGTCTCACCGGTTTCGTCACCAAAACACTCCTCGGGCGAATCCGCCTTTCTGGAGCACCTGCCGTCTTCTGCTGCCGAAGCTTGGACAGACGctgagggcgccgcgccttctcaaGCCGCAAGCGCTCCGGCACACGGCTCGACGCGGTTCCGCGTCGGTCCCTACCTGTGCGAGGACTACACAAGCCGAGGCtgtggcgacggcgagctgcCTGCGACGTTTGCAGTGGAGTTGGCTGAAGCTGAGTCCTGCGCGACAAAcgaccgccgcctccgaCGGCCAGACCCATCCGCAGACCAAGGGGACCCTCCGCCGGCTGCCATGCAAGACGCGTTTTCTCCACTCAAATGCGCGTGGAAAACCCTCAAACTGAGGTCCCAGAAATCCATGGAACACGCTCTCACTTTTCTCGGACGCGGCGCCAAAACACCTGCGACTCaagtctgcagctgcgcccacGTTTCCTCGTCTGCAAGCAACCGTCGCAATGAACCAGCCGGAGCCCGAGAAGAGTATCCCGTATGCGAACGTGTCACCTGCAGCGCTCCACAGGAGCAGGAACCACCCAGCCGTGGACGAGCGGTGGGAGCAACCGGCACTGCGCTGAGACCGGGAGGCATCCTGGCCAAAGCTCGGGCGCACCGCACGACGATTCAGGCCTCTTCAGACTCCTCCGCGACTGCTGCGGAAAGCCCTTCAGCCAAGTGTGAAGCCAACAAACCTTGTCGCACTAGAACAGAGCAGAGCACGGGAGATTTTTCCAGTGAGTGGGTGAGGGACGTGGCGCTTCGCAGCGGCATATGTGTTCCCGAACGGCTTCCAGCGCAGCTGGCTCAGGGTGAATTGGCCATGCATACGTTGACTTCGACGTCTTCTtctgaagacgacgaagacctcgacgctgcgccggcggaggatGACGATGCGCTAGGGAGACACGGACGTGCATATGCTGCGTCGGGTTGCAGCAGCAAACACGCACCGTGCATTGTTGGGAGGTGCTACGGTGAAGACCGGAAACGCGCTCTGCGCTGTGGACCAGTGCGAAACTCAGCAGTTGTCGAGCGTCGCAGAAGCTTCTCGACGTGCCGCCTGAGTGGCTTTCAAGAGAGGCCAGCGCAAGTGAGAAAGACAATTTCAAGCACCGCAGAGGTGCgaccagctgcagctgcggcagcagctgagaAGGAACGCTTCAACGAACCGCAAATGTTCATGCGGTACTACTATGCTATGTCTGCAAGCAATGGGATCTTCCCCGAGCTGCGACCTGACGAAGAGGTGGACCAGGATGTTGGAACTGACCAATATCCTGTTGTCAAAACTTCGGCCTGA